The Cydia pomonella isolate Wapato2018A chromosome 20, ilCydPomo1, whole genome shotgun sequence genome contains a region encoding:
- the LOC133529362 gene encoding ATP synthase subunit C lysine N-methyltransferase, whose product MELELLGSETNTPRKLSPAGKILIYTTGGLAVGVSIVCIPFVSPALRKVCLPYVPATTEQLAGVTKALSGRSGRLLDVGSGDGRIVFTAAKLGFKSDGVELNPWLVYYSKIVALLSSQSQNTKFYRRNLWTFSLKPYNNIVIFGVEQMMSEFESKLLAETENGTVVVACRFPLPNMTPAETIGHGVDTVWKYEIKR is encoded by the coding sequence atgGAACTAGAGCTACTTGGTTCTGAAACGAACACTCCTAGAAAATTATCACCTGCAGGGAAGATACTAATTTATACAACAGGGGGATTAGCAGTAGGAGTCAGCATTGTGTGTATCCCATTTGTGTCACCAGCTTTGAGGAAGGTTTGCCTTCCTTATGTTCCCGCTACAACAGAACAACTAGCTGGAGTTACTAAAGCCTTGAGCGGGCGAAGCGGTCGCCTACTTGACGTTGGTTCAGGAGATGGAAGAATCGTTTTTACAGCAGCCAAATTAGGTTTCAAGTCGGATGGAGTAGAACTCAACCCTTGGTTGGTTTATTACTCTAAAATAGTAGCCCTTTTATCTTCTCAAAGTCAGAACACGAAATTTTATAGACGAAACTTATGGACTTTTAGTCTAAAACCATACAACAACATAGTTATATTTGGTGTTGAGCAAATGATGTCGGAATTTGAAAGTAAGCTTCTAGCTGAAACTGAAAATGGTACTGTAGTGGTAGCATGTAGATTCCCTCTGCCTAACATGACACCGGCTGAGACAATAGGACATGGAGTTGATACTGTTTGGAAATATGAGATCAAAAGATAg
- the LOC133529359 gene encoding probable 18S rRNA (guanine-N(7))-methyltransferase — translation MSRRPEFQAPPEIFYNEEEARKYTQNSRIIDIQAQMTERCLELLLLPEDTPCLLLDIGCGSGLSGSVLEENGHMWIGMDISNSMLEVALERETEGDLILSDMGEGVPFRAGCFDGAVSVSAIQWLFNADKKSHQPVKRLYKFFSTLYASLSRSARAVFQFYPQNETQLELLTSQAMKAGFYGGVVIDYPNSTKAKKFFLVLMTGGQAPLPKALGTEEENSLQVKYARREAGRNARGKPLKNTKAWLLEKKERRRQQGKETKPDTKYTGRKRSGRF, via the exons ATGTCACGAAGACCAGAGTTTCAGGCGCCACCTGAGATC TTTTATAATGAAGAAGAAGCAAGGAAATATACTCAAAA cTCCCGAATTATCGATATTCAAGCTCAGATGACAGAGAGATGTTTAGAGCTGCTGCTGTTACCTGAAGATACTCCTTGCTTGCTCTTAGATATTGGCTGTGGATCAGGGCTCTCTGGATCAGTGCTAGAGGAAAATGGTCACATGTGGATTGGAATGGACATCTCAAATTCCATGCTTG aGGTGGCACTGGAGCGAGAAACGGAAGGTGACTTAATACTAAGTGACATGGGTGAGGGAGTCCCATTCCGAGCAGGTTGCTTCGATGGGGCAGTGTCCGTGTCAGCCATCCAGTGGCTGTTCAATGCAGACAAGAAATCACACCAGCCTGTCAAGAGGCTGTATAAGTTCTTTAGCACATTATATGCTTCACTG TCTAGATCAGCTAGAGCAGTATTTCAGTTCTACCCTCAGAATGAAACCCAGCTGGAACTGCTCACTTCTCAAGCTATGAAGGCCGGCTTCTATGGAGGTGTTGTCATAGATTATCCAAATTCTACTAAAGCCAAGAAATTCTTCTTGGTCCTTATGACTGGGGGTCAGGCACCACTCCCTAAAGCtttag GTACTGAGGAAGAAAATAGTCTGCAAGTAAAGTATGCCAGGAGAGAAGCTGGCAGAAATGCAAGAGGGAAACCTCTAAAGAATACTAAAGCGTGGCTTCTGGAAAAGAAGGAGAGGAGGCGGCAGCAGGGCAAGGAGACCAAACCAGACACCAAGTACACTGGCAGGAAAAGAAGTGGAAGATTTtga